GTCGGCTCCGAAGACACGGGACTCGTCGCCGCCGACGTGCGCGTCACCGTCGAAGGGGGCGTCGTCACCGCCATCGACCTGCTGCGCCACGAAAACGGCCGCGGCGAAAAGGCCGAAATCGTCGTCGACCGCGTCCTCGCCGCCCAGTCCCTCCGAGTCGACGCCGTATCGGGAGCCACGGGCAGCAGCAAAGTCATCCTGAAAGCCATCGAAAGGGCCCTGAAAAAGGCCCCCTGAGGGACCTGCGCCTCAGCGCGCCTCGTAGCGCAGCGTCCTTCCCTCGAAGCGCGTCGGAGCCGTCGCCGTCGACAGAAGGAGCGAATCGTCGTCGATCTTCAGCTGGCGGAGCCTGACGGGAAAGGGAAAATCGCGGAAATCGAGAAGGGGCTGGGCCTCCTCGATGGCCTCGACGATCTGGGCCATATCGGTCTCGGAATTGTTCACCGAGACCTGGTAGCCCTCCATGACGAGACGGTCCCGGTCCCGTATGGCCAGACGGCTCGAGATCTCGACGAAGGCCGATATGGCCCCCGAGGCGAAGCGGGCCGAGGCGGAAAAGCCGCCGGGACGCAGATCGAGATGAAGATCGCGCCATTGGGCCGAACCGGCCGAAAGAGTCGCCCCCAGGAGACAGTCGTTGAGATCCTTCTCGGTCACGCGCCCCTCGAAATAGCCCTGGACGGCCTCGACGACTGAGAGCCCCTCGGAGCCGTCGTCGAGATCGACTTTCACGAAAAGGGCCTCCAGACGGATCGCGTCGACGCGCAGCGCCCCCTGACCGGCGCCGCGGGCCTCCAGATAGAGGCGGCGGATCGATCCCGACGCGTCGGGCCCCCCTTCGAGGACCAGCTCCAGACTCTCGGGACGGAGCGTCTCGACCAGATCGCGAAGGAGCTTCACCTCCGGCTCCGAGCCCTCGACGGCCCCACGGAACACCTCGGGCGACGTGGCGGCGAAGGCCCCGGAAAGGCCGAAACAGAAGGACGAAAACAGAAGCAGAAAAACGGCAAAAGCCCGCCCCCGGAACCGCGGAGCCCCAATCCTTCCTCTCACGAAAAGCACCTCCTCGATGAATGACGGCCGCTTTTACCCTACCACCCCTTCCCCGGAGATTCCAGATCCCGCCTTCCGGGAGGCGAAGAGGCAGGGGCCGGGACGGATCGAGCCACCGATGCGACGGAGCCGACGTTCCGGCGAAAGGCAGAGTCTCCGATTCGGGGAAACAGCGCCCCTCGCCCTTACCGTACCGCCGGGGCCCCTGTTGATCCGCAGCGGAAAGCCTCTCCCTCCGGGGAGAGGCTTTCTTCATCCTTTCCCCGGACCGGGACATCGCCCCGACCGACGGGAGAAGAAAACAGCGGCGGACGCTCGGCGCCCGGAAATCCACCCCATGCCGAGAGACCCCGCCGGAAAGAAGAGCCGTCAACGGCCCCCCCGCGAAGGAAGGGGCCTTCCTGCAACGGAGGCCGGGCACGTTCCGGCGACTCAGGGCGCCTCTCCTTCCCCCGTCCGATTCTCTTTCTCGTGCCTGATGACGGCCTCTATGGGGACGTCCAGGCGGGTACAGATGCGGTCGAGCAGGTCAAGAGAAACGGACTCCCCTTTGTTGATGCGGGTGAACGTAGAGGGAGCGGCCCCGATGGCCCGGCGCAAGTCCTCTTTCGATAGGTCCTTGTCGATCAGCGTCTTGAACAACGGCTTGTAGCTGAAGGGCATGGCTTCACCTCCTCTCTGAAAACGATCATATCAAAAACTGCTCGATATCGATGTTTCGATATTGACATGGCATCAGCAAGACGCTACGACATGATCGATATCGATAAATTTATTAGCGATATCGATAAGGAGACAAAGACGCCACAACGGGAAGCGGCGTCGGAGCGTGGCCGCGATCGTCGAGCCCGGAACCCTTCGCGACAAAGGAACCCTTCCATCCCGCAGTCCGCACCTTTGCTTTCGGCAAGGCCCCGGCCCGCATCATTCATCGTGACGGACAGATCGAGGTCCTCTGCTCCTTCCTCCCCAACGGAAAGGTCGGTAAGCAACGGCCGGGCTGAAAAAAAGACGGCCGCGAACGGACGAGCAAAGGAGGCGGCATGATGAGCAAAGAGACGAAAGGCGGATATGTCGGAGCGATGCGGCTGGAGATTCCGGAGATGATGACGGAATGAGCCGTCCCTTCGAGGAGAATGACCTGGTTCTCAGCCTGGAAGACCTGCAGGCGGCCGCCGAGGGCGCGGGCGGAAGTTCCGTCCCGCCGCCTCTGGACAAGCCCCGGGGGGTGTGGCATCATAAACACCGCAAGCCGGGGTGGCGGAACGGTAGACGCAGCGGACTCAAAATCCGCCAGTGGCGACACTGTGGGGGTTCGAGTCCCCCCCCCGGCACCAGATGAAACGAAAAGGCCTTCCTGTCGGCAAGACGGGGAGGCCTTTTTTTTGAGGTTGACATTAATTTACGCAGTGATAAAGTGAGGCTAATCGATAAAGAACGATGCACCATGAAAAGCCCCTGTAACCCTTGCATCTCCCGCCCAGCCCCCGCCGGAGCGACGACACCTTGACGACGCCCGCCCCATGGAGGCCGAACGGCCCCGCCGCTCGGACTCGCATCCCCGGACGGATCCGCCGAAAGCCCTTGGACGGAACGCGCCGCCCCTCCCCTTCCGGCGAGGCCGAAAACCCGACCTCCCCTCGGGCCATGGTGTCGGGCAGCCGTCGCTGCTCGACGTCATGTTCCGAGGCCTCGGACGGGGAATGGTTTTGTGAAAATTAGATCGGATCAAGCTTCCCCACAACACAAAAGGAGGAATTTCCATGCAAATCAAACCCCTCGACGATTCCGCCTGCTGCCCGAACGCCCGTCCAGTTAAGGAAGAAAAAAACCAGGGCCTGGCCACGGAAGAAAAGATCGACACCAAGATAAGGCCCGACTCGTCCTCTCAGCAGAATGTCCCGACAGCCCCGCAGGATGAGTACATCCCCAGCGGTGACGACGCCGAAACGCCCTCCGGCGTCTACACCCCCGAACCCAGCGAAAAGGCCAGATCAGCCGCGAGCTCGGCCGACCCGACTTCACCTGAAGCCCGGAAGGAGAGCGCGACGGGCACCGGAGAAGACGAAAAATCCGTCGAAGAGGAAAAAGCGACAACCTCCGAATCGGACAAGAAAGACAAAGGCACCCTTTGCACGACGAACACCGATCGGGTCGATTCCGAAATAAAGAAATTAAAAGAGAAAAGAACCCAACTCGAAAAAAGACTTCAAGGCACCCCCGCCGACGAGAACCAGCTCGAGGACCTGAAAAAAGAGCTGTCTCAGCTTGAAGCCGAACTGAGCGAGAAAGACAACGACGCCTACAGAAAACAAAACGCGACCTACACCTTCAGCTGAAGGACATAGGCGCCACGGACGCGATCGATCCCGCCTGCGGAGGGCCGCAAGCCCCCCCGTCCGCAGGCGGAGGGCCAGGCGGAAGGGCACCGGAACGAAGGCTTCCCTTTCGCCCCAGCCCCGCTTCGGATCGGCGCCGTCGGGACCGCGCCACCGGAGAGGGCCGCTGGAGGGTGCTTCTCATCAGGGAGAACCTGGCTAATAAGTGGATACTTTCTTGAATATTTGGCTAATTTACAGATAATGGAAATCCATTATTAAGCATGGAGGTTTATGATGGCGACTGAACACGTTTTTCCCGCTATCTTTACTCATGATACAAACGGATACACTATCGAATTTCCCGATCTTCCTGAAGTCACCGTACACGCCGACTCCCCAACAAATGCAATCCATAACGCTCAAATGGCTCTCTATCAACATCTAGTGGATAGAGAACAAAGAGGGGAAATCCTTCCGGAACCTTCACCTGACATAAGTATTGTAAGCAGTCTAAATAAAGGTCAGTTTATAATATCAATTAATCCCACTGCCTTTCCACATTATCAACCCATTGTAGACTCGAAAATAGAGAAAGACATTGAATTGCTCAAACTCATAGAAAGACACTCAAATAACCTTAAGATATTTGGAGGAACAGTAGCAGGGGCAACATATTCAGGAATAATCTATTTTATATTTAATTATAAAGATATAGCCAATAAGACCAAATCAATAAGGTACTGGATAGGAGGATGGTATGTTTTGTGGCTTGTTTGTTTTTTTATTTACTTTTTTTTAACTATAACCCTCTTCAAAGCCGAGAGGCAAAACCGAAAAAATATTAAATATATATTAAATAATTCCTTTATGAGCAATAATCATAAAAGAATTTATCAAGAAACCATGCTTCAAGAATCAAACATTAATTTTTTTAATATATTAAGTTTTTTATTCAAGATATCTCCTATATTCATGCTACCAATTACTGTGTTTTATCCTATTGATCAGTTAAATTCACTAGACAAACCTTTAGCCGTTTTTTTTGCTTTTATTATGGCTATTTTTTTCTTTTGTTTATACCAAAAAATACGACAAATGCAAGAGAAAGAACAAAAAGATACAATATTACGTGTATTTTCCTGGTCCATTCTTTTCAGTGCTATTGTCTTTCTCGTTTTTTTTATAAAAACACTACACGAACTACACAATTCAAAAATAAAGTATGATATTTTTAGCACATTGATCTTAGCTTCCTCTAGGCACTAGCCCTCCGCAGGGGTTATGTTTGAGGCGCCCCGGCCAAAGCCCCCCTTGCGGAAGAGAGCTACCACAGGCACGCGAGGATCCGTCAGAAATTTTCATTGCCCGTAAAACCCACCCCTGAACGTGCCGGACCCGTCATCCGGCTCTTTTTCTCCCCTCACTCCCAAGTGCCTCCGGATCTCCCGGGCAAATCCGACGGCCGAGGTTCCGTCGGCGGCGATGAAGCCTTCCGAGGTGATGGCCTGCCTTTCGACGAAGCGCCCGGCGCCCCGGTAGTTCGGGGCCAGTTTTTTCAGGCAGGCCGCGGAGTCGCCCCTATGTCCGGTCCGGGCAGCCCCTGTCGGCAAGGAAGATGCGGGCGTCGCAGAGGGCCGCGACGGGAATGCCCCTGTCGACACAGAAGC
The DNA window shown above is from Aminithiophilus ramosus and carries:
- a CDS encoding type II toxin-antitoxin system HicB family antitoxin, producing MATEHVFPAIFTHDTNGYTIEFPDLPEVTVHADSPTNAIHNAQMALYQHLVDREQRGEILPEPSPDISIVSSLNKGQFIISINPTAFPHYQPIVDSKIEKDIELLKLIERHSNNLKIFGGTVAGATYSGIIYFIFNYKDIANKTKSIRYWIGGWYVLWLVCFFIYFFLTITLFKAERQNRKNIKYILNNSFMSNNHKRIYQETMLQESNINFFNILSFLFKISPIFMLPITVFYPIDQLNSLDKPLAVFFAFIMAIFFFCLYQKIRQMQEKEQKDTILRVFSWSILFSAIVFLVFFIKTLHELHNSKIKYDIFSTLILASSRH
- a CDS encoding helix-turn-helix domain-containing protein — encoded protein: MPFSYKPLFKTLIDKDLSKEDLRRAIGAAPSTFTRINKGESVSLDLLDRICTRLDVPIEAVIRHEKENRTGEGEAP
- a CDS encoding LmeA family phospholipid-binding protein: MRGRIGAPRFRGRAFAVFLLLFSSFCFGLSGAFAATSPEVFRGAVEGSEPEVKLLRDLVETLRPESLELVLEGGPDASGSIRRLYLEARGAGQGALRVDAIRLEALFVKVDLDDGSEGLSVVEAVQGYFEGRVTEKDLNDCLLGATLSAGSAQWRDLHLDLRPGGFSASARFASGAISAFVEISSRLAIRDRDRLVMEGYQVSVNNSETDMAQIVEAIEEAQPLLDFRDFPFPVRLRQLKIDDDSLLLSTATAPTRFEGRTLRYEAR
- a CDS encoding FMN-binding protein, which encodes MRVTVEGGVVTAIDLLRHENGRGEKAEIVVDRVLAAQSLRVDAVSGATGSSKVILKAIERALKKAP